The Miscanthus floridulus cultivar M001 chromosome 6, ASM1932011v1, whole genome shotgun sequence genomic interval CTAGGTAGCTACGGTGGTAGAGCCCCGTAGGTGGAGACAACGATGGCAGCAGCATCGCAGTTGGAGTAGCGCCGGCAGCGATGCTACTGCAGACGAAGATTTCTCTAGTGCAGTTGATCGCCAAGAACTTATCTTAGGTGTGGGCGATGGACCCCAtggagaactccagtttggtgtcgagcagcatccatgcgctgtcgactccaacctGACAGAATGCGACCTCCagggagcacccaagcatggccatggccacgcactcgtgGCCGGCGGCGTTAGACGGCGATGAGAGcacgatctcaaggaagaacacgtccctcatgtcttctagcttgatggctctaccTGCGGCATCTGCATCCCCatagccgttggtgggatggaggacccaccggtcGTGGACCCTAGACATGCGTTCCGATGAGGATGTTGCTGCGATGTGTTCGCCTGGTGGTGGAAGCTCAATGCAGGGGGCACGAGCACCGGtgaatggattcagcagcgtcagGGACGCCACCTCatccatgagcgccagccacccacatgaggagccgcacgccaccttgccgcgcacattgggcagcgtcttggacaagaccttc includes:
- the LOC136460779 gene encoding uncharacterized protein gives rise to the protein MAQPLNPKRRSLPLPDWRSGLPEDLLESIGQRLTSGHDAASFQSACSPWRTAVPFVTFRSLLLLPFNPDSDRVGFYCVLEKKVLSKTLPNVRGKVACGSSCGWLALMDEVASLTLLNPFTGARAPCIELPPPGEHIAATSSSERMSRVHDRWVLHPTNGYGDADAAGRAIKLEDMRDVFFLEIVLSSPSNAAGHECVAMAMLGCSLEVAFCQVGVDSAWMLLDTKLEFSMGSIAHT